The nucleotide window CCTTCTCAGCTTCCCAGGATCCAATGCGTGGATTGCCTCAGAAGATGATGTAATTGTGTCAGATACCACCAGAGAGAGTTTGGAATGGGGTAATGCATCCACCTGTCATCCCAGTGGTGAGGAGGATATCCAATTTGGCGAGTTCGGCTGTTGGTGAAGACTGCCTAACTTGTATAAATAGACACCCGTCTCTGCGCGATTATTTTGAGCTGCTTCTGGTGTACCCCTTGCTTTTGGTGTGCGTACCACAGGTTGTAAAACAAGGGATTGAATATATATTGAACCTAACCTAGCAAAATGATCATTATATTTTGATTGAAATCTAAGGCAAATCTGTCTTTTAGTTTGAACCCCGATATACAACAAACTAATATTAATGTTAAAAAGAAAGACCAGCTAAGAACTGCATATTTGCATttgttttattagaatatttcaaGCAGGGATCACATATGTTAAATAATTAaccaggattaaaaaaaaataacaatcttGACACTGAGCTTGCATATTTAAATCTGAtctaaacaaacaaaattaaaaaacaccaaaaaaatacaaaacatttccACTGAAATTTGAGGCCCAGATTTTTACGCAtagaactatatatttttttagataagTTATATTCTGGGAAACAGACTCGCCACATCAGTAATCACAACCTGCACTCTGATAGGAAATATCAAAATGCTTCATTGTTGTTCATATATTTCAGGGAATAAAGTCCATGATAAAGCATAATAAAGGGAGACTTTATAgagctgtatatattttttgtggggGGGATGCTGTGCTTCTAGCAATGCCTAGACAGAACAGGAAAACTGGTGCTGGCATTTAATACTGTTTGTGCTATTTAGTGTTATTTGTGAAACATTTGACAGACTCTCTAGGAGAAAtaaagtaatatttaaaaaaaagtagaattgtatagtgtatatagattttttaaaatGGGGGGAAAAGAAAATGCTTACATTaaggttttttttcactaaaccacAAACTTTACAAACTAATAATGAACCATTACATGACTTTGTAAATTTGTCCTAAATGAAGACCAGATCATAAGAacaaaattgtcttttttttttttaataaagcacaAGACAGAAGTTACATTTTTATGACTTAAGAGTAATCTCAAACTGATTTATAAGTGAAACGATTTCACAGACAATTACGGTAAATACCCAGACATTCTGAGTGTGTTACACATTCTTTGCAATATAATACCAGATATCGTTACAAATGTACTCCATTGGCATAGTGAATAACAATGATTAGCTGTTTAATAGGGTGAAAATGTCCTAGGTAATCTGAAAGCTACAGCACTCTGAAATCACCAAAAATGCGCCGGGAGTCAAGAGTTTGATCAAATGCTCTGATCTATTCTGGTTTGATTTTCATGTATAAATGGAAATTGCACAGAGAAGCATTTAAATACCATATTTTAGATAAGggttgcattgtttttttttgtaatattaaagCAGGGAGGGATTATTATTAAACAGTTAACTTGTTTTATAGGCAAAAACATGCATGCCATATGCAGAAACATCTATGAAGCAGCGCCTGGTTTTCTAAATGTCCAGCTACAATGGCTGTTAATAAATAGgtgagaacaaaaaaaaagtgtttcttcATAACACTGCCTCGTGGGTACTGCGTACATGTGTTTCAGTCAGTCGTCAGTTTTTCGACCCAATCGACAAAATGTCCAGTTATGTTCTACAGTGTTCTCGTTTGCTCGTTCGCTCATGTGATGGACCCTAGTATTGCGAATTGTAAAGCCTTGCTTAGAGATGTACTCCATTAGATGGACTCTGAGAGAGACCTCCTGATGGTAATCACATGGCCCAAATGTGAAAGAGACTTGACAATCTCTTGTGTCCATCATGTGTTTGTTCCACTTGGTAAAGTTATTGGCAATACCTTCCAGTAAGGCGTGCACCTTGGTTGTAATGGTAAGTTGAGTTATTATGACAGCAACAGGGTTAGAATATTTTGAGAGCTTTCTGGTGCTTGACAATTCCACTACTTCTTCATATGTGTCTGTAGGATAGAGGGGTTTGGGGTCATTGAGACATTGTATTAAGGGCTCAATCTGAAAGAAATCTGCTTCTTTCCGAAGCAAGTCACATTCCTTAAAGTCCACTGGTAATGTCAGTTCCGATGATCGTAGGAAATTTAACACGTACCGGAACAGTGCTCCATCACGATCAATGAAGTAGTTGCCTTGTGAGTCCCTGGCAGTGGGGAAATCTCCCCTAAACATAGCTCCCAACATTGAATCTGGATAGCGAGTCAATGTGGACACAGATGTGGTATAGACATGACCTCCAACATTTAGTGTGACTGGATCAGTCATCTAAAACCCAAGAACAGTATAAAATATTAAACTTCACACAAAAATGCTAGAAGGTTCAGCAGAACAGCAAAACTaggataaggaaaaaaaaattacagaccaGTTTATCAAATATTCAAAAAATCTGTGTAATATTATAAGCTTGTGTGTACTTCTAATAATTAAAGGGGCATCTACATACCATAGTTTCCTTATCTCAAAATAGTGGTTTCAGAAGTAAGAGTCTCTGGGTGCCgtccaactttttttttcttctttttcaaacTGTTTGGGAGTAATTTATATACTCTTACTTTTCCCAGCATCCACCGACTAACCTCTCCTTGCTGACAGAGAATTTACACCTcagcattattattttattactagtGGTCAGGTTGAACAATGCAGCTTAGAAGGCTGAATATTTGGATGCCGGGCAGAGCACTGTTTGTTTGTTAGTTAAAGTGGATGTGTCACCTCCTGTGTTTTTTGCATAGTTCACAAAGACCCCTGAGGCTGACATAGTACTTGGTGTGCGGTGGCACAGGGGTGTAGTAGTAGAAGGTacattttacttacctgaagctgtcctTTCAGTGCTGTTTTCTTGCACATGCGCAAGTGTACAAAActaaggtctatggaggatcctacaAGTTTACAGAGGCCACCATAGACAAGTCCCTTTTCCTCACAATCATAACTAGTGAAAGCTGGGGGAATTGCCAAAACTTGATGGCTTAACTTCTGCTTTTTGTCAAGTGCAGGAAAAATGCATGAGACAAAGTAGCcccttactttgtcttataataTCTACTGACTGCGTTGGAATTCCAGTGAAATTTCAACACaatcagtctgaaaatgtcataaAGATTTACATGGTTATTCAGTAAACACAGGATAAGACCGGATTCTGACCGCAAaggccagggccagactgggaaaaaaatttggccccGGCcttttttcaatcacagcggccccctgagaagggggctgagccagagagggtgtgttttgtcatcactaataacAAGCACgctccctctcaaagtgagcctgttggttcaatgcgcagagccctgctgatttgttctgcgcagcgcaagcaaattaaataacatgcttgcgctgtgtttacGTTtagcttgtctctggtgtctccataagtgcgataccagaggacaaaagggccaggaaagagtatagTGCATGGTTTTGGTGCCTTCGTgcgtgtagagtgagctgattgtgttgTGGTATTTTGTAAATAGGTAAatttatttgtgtttgtggtgtaatatgtgtggctaggagctgtagagagtgtgtgtataggggggcgtagtgtgtattggggatgtagcgagtgtttgcatacgggctgtagtgtgtgtgtgtgtataagtgatgtagtgtgtgtagtggttgTACAGAGTgtatgtttagagaatgtagtatgtgtttgcttacaaggaatgtagtgtgtgtataggggatccagagtttggatgtcaggaatgtagtttgtgtaggtggtgcagtgtgtgtgtgtgtgtgtgcgtaggggatctagtgtgtcaaggacccagagtgtgtataggagatctagtgtgtgtgtgtagaggattcagagtgcaTATAGGGATCTAGTATGTGTAATTTAGATGATCCAGAGATGGGTAagagatctagtgtgtatctggaatgtaatgtgtgtagtggtgcagtgtgtgtttgtcaggggtgctgtagtgtgtatatatataattggaagtattgtatgtgtgaggggcacgGTGtgttgagtgtgctgtgtgtatgtgtgaagagtgcagcatgggtgtgtgtgaggggtgctgtatgtgtgatggtgctgtgtgtgaatatgtttggagggattgtgtgtgtggaggtggaggggggggacacagattaatttaaatatatacaactttatatcccccttcccttcttaccttttgactGGGATGGGGGACAGTGCTGCCACCCCTGATGGTCCTGCTTTAAACTGCTCACAAATGATTTGACAAAAAAAGTGGGGTGGTAACCATAGACCCTTTGCACTACAGCGCCTACCTGGTAGTGGTTTTGGTTTATAGAGTGCCCCTTTGAAGTATATTTGTCTcattaaatttaaaattgtatttaatgaatacatttttGGGTATTGTTTATATCATTATAGTaatgttataattattattttataagtaTTCTTAGAAGAACTGGTCTGAGTTTCAAATCCTGCAATATCTGCAGCTCACCTCTCATATCCTCACTACCAGTATCAATCAAATGGAATGATCTAGTGCAGTATAATCAAGCAAGTCTGTTCTATATTGACCCTCCTATTGGGCAGAGTATCTGAAAAGTTGCAGATTCCCTTGGAGAGCTAACAGCATTAAATCACCACATTTACTGACTTGGTTTCTTGGACCAATGAGTGATAAAACTGGACTGCAAGAGTTCCATGACAAAAATTCAAATCTTTGACAGGTTTAAGTTTAAAACGCAACCTGTAAACAAACCACAATGACTGGAGGAGACCAATGAAATACAGAAaacctttattttaaaattacaaatcattaaagggacactatagtcacctgaacaactttagcttaatgaagcagttttggtgtatagaacatgcccctgcagcctcgctgctcaatcctctgccatttaggagttaaatccctttgtttatgaaccctagtcacacctccctgcatgtgacttgcacagccttccataaacacttcctgtaaagagagccctttttaggctttctttattgcaagttctgtttaattacgattttcttatcccctgctatgttaatagcttgctagaccctgcaagagcctcctgtgtgtgattaaagttcaatttagagattgggatacaattatttaaggtacattacatctgtttgaaagtgaaaccagtttttttttttttaatgcaggctctgtcaatcatagccaggggaggtgtggctagggctgcataaacagaagcaaagtgatttaactcctaaatgacagtgaattgagcagtgaaattgcagggtaatgatctgtacactaaaactgctttatttagctaaagtaatttaggtgaccatagtgttcctttaagattaacAAGGCAATAATTGCACTTACCATGTATCCCCAGTCTCCATTATCCATTTgctcacacaatttattttcagtTGTAAACAGGTATTTAAATGCAGACGAATGCATGCACTATGTGTTTCTTCAAGTGTCTGAAAAGTAAAGGTTAGGAACATAAACATATATtacagaaatacaaaaataagtcgCTATATCATTTTAAACTAAATcagcagatatatatatacaaccacacacacacatatatatatatatatatatatatgtcattcgCAGTTCCAGGTCACTATGTGGCACATATCACTGACCCATCCTGTACTAAAAtttgaaaaatagaataaaacttGATTAATGGTGTGACGAAGTgtccttcgccactttgtcctggagaggcctgcttgcctgcctcctcccctgcgactatggcccctgggagattgtaccctcttaaatcagcatttgggcttatggacttttattggactgtgtatggccctttaagaaccgtcggtgggcacattgtgactttggtgaacagtgcccctttaagactatggcccctggaagacattgcctgttaaagactattttagcagattggattttaaaagactcttgctgcccctttaaattgtattggagcagttctgaaGCTTTAAATTgccacttcggatgcagccgaagtagtcgaagtggccgccattcgacaaacgaacacgtggcggcagccatctttgttcattcgaacgaggtcagcggtatgtgtagccaaatccatggaactgaaatcggctacacatttcaacgaacaccgctgacccttaccttctcctgcattgagttttcagccacagagactaagtccggttcgaagattcgaacgcacgttcgaatgggacttagtcattttttcagtgtgaaattgaccgaccgcacagcccaaatctatggaaccgttttgggcaggaaaatgtgcctgcggtcggtcacaaaggacatccgactaacttttgaactaatggaaagATTTGCacgatttttgagtatgttcatatttcaagtatgctgattaataatatattatatatatttttatgaagattggatgtgtggttttaactttatagtacatgtataaaaactatttttcctgcttgtgataattatgttaacccattgtgtaccataattatatcacaggcagagggggaggattttgtgtataattgctgggagtgttttctgtaatgtacgtgtgttattggttgttctgtaaaaccctgtgggtggtcctatgtagggaaaccctgcataaaagaaggccctttggtgccaagtaaatgagatctgcttgaccctcaacacgtagtcttgtctcgtgattggaggggacaactatactcacactggggattgctatgctctgcatactcctctgagctttaatcacttagctcttttaagagtttGTTCCTGACACGCTcttctggaggagaggtctttcccacacggtcctggaggacagaagctgagccagggtggaaggaagacggcgagactccagttaagctacggcggttgtggagtctgcggtggttgtggtgtccggtgcggtggttgtggtcctcggcacaagctaggaagcatccattaacggaaggttccgttaCAAATGGTTTCCCTTCCCCCTCCTTGTCAGGCTATGTCAGTAGATGCACTTAAAGGTACATTTTGGTCACCattacaacttcatctaaattaagtttgaATTTGAGGAATTTTCTTCTCATTTATTTCTTATATCAGAACCAGCAATTGAGATGGTGGAATATGTAGCTCAttttacaaaatacatatatttgaaaAGATCAAGGATGAAAGTATCATGCCTGTGTATCCACTgaataccttttgggcacactcTTCTTCTATAACTATTAAATGGTTTGGGGGAATGTTCACATgattcaaaatttaaaaaaaaaaaaaacgagtttaTATAGAAAGGTACAGAATAACTTCACTGTGTCTCCCTTTGAGATCTTTGCACAAACACACAACTAATTAAAAGTTATTGTCATAATTTTCATAtcttctttatttcttttaaattatttacTTCATGTGATGTCATGTTTCAATGTCAACAGAAAGCATGACATATGATGTAAATCACTGTATTCCTATGACACCATGGGTGTAGGATCATCAGCGTGCATGGACTCATGATTCGAAGGATCACATGAATGCATTGAGAAGAGTCTACTTCTGCACCTGGAAGTATAGAGGaagtaagtgtattttatactcACCTCCACGACACATCTCAAAAGAGCATAGGCTTGAAAATAATAGTGAGTGAAAACTGAACAGACCCCAATTTAAAAATCACATTAAGATCAGGCAAGGAATTGGCTATGCATGATCTAAGCGGTGCCCGATACATATGGCAATGCTAGACCTCAAAAGACAAAAGATGCTCATGATTAAAGGTCAAATATCTGGTTAAAACTAGCACTCAATACTTTCTGATCAaatatttaatttcatcttacaTGGTCCTCAGGTAGTCCATAATGTGTTCAGCAATGAAAACTACACAATGAGCTCCAGctctaaaaaaaacatttgcttgTTATAAATGTTATTGTGTTATTTAACAATGCTTAAATGATTCTCTTGCTGCCAGATATAGATCAATTTTGCATTTCCTAAAATAACATCCTGTTAGCTTTCAGAAAACGATCTGGCTTTTATGTTCAACTTCTTAAAGATAGTTAAATATGACCATTTATCTAGATTACAgaatataataattagaaaaaggaATAAAATGCATAGGTTGATTTTGTAGTTTCCCACAGCTGTGAAAACATGGTTActcaatgtttgtttatttgcaaatccaaatgtttaaaaattttattttcttaaactATATGTGTTCATTTAAATCAATGTGTAACCATATCCCCCAATTGTCCCTATttagggcccaaatccctctgtcccactTTTCTATCCTAACATCCATCTTTTCAataagctccatattgttggtgtgtctgaactccacagcaatcatactcacAGTATTCTGAGTAAATAAGCTGTACTGTTATTGTTCTAAATTcatttttagttgcataaattgtgattaATAGGTTCCTTAATATTTCTCAGAACAATCCAGCCTGCTGGCCACAACCCCACTTACACCACTAAAATAGAAGTGTCCCtgtttatttatttgaaatgttggatTAGTAAAGTTGTAAATAATTAATGAGTGCAGAGAGATAATATTACTCAGCAGGCAGGCTTGGATAGCCACATTCATTGCTAAAAGAATAAGGACAACGATATCTGTATTTAATGACAGATGTGTAGTCAGAGGGGGTAAAGTAAACCACATCATTAGTAGTATGGAACCAGAACATGCCTACCTCACAGGCCACCATGATGACCCAAGTATAAGATATCAGTAAAAGATATAAATACAGAAATGTCGGGTGAATGGTCAATTAATCCCCCCTTCCCCAGTGTAGAGGCTGAACTTTTAGGCATTGCATGGACTAATCCCAGCCCAGTGTTTGATGCCTACCAAGAAACTCTAAATCTTAGAATGTCTAAAGCTTGTACAAGCTAATATCTTATGGCTAACCAATGACTTCAAACCTCAACCATGCCCCATACACAGTGACTCATATTGTCATTTAAAATTCCTACCCAGTGAGTCCAACCCTCAGACCTGTCCACAACTAGAGACCCTACCTCCATACTAATCCATACCCACCAACAGTGACTCCCACTCACATCACAGCCCTCTACTCAATTACTACAATCTTACTACCAGCCCATAGTCAGTGACTACCACCCTTACACCAGCTCATAGCCAAAGACTCCCACCTTCCTATTAGCCCAAAGCCAGTGACTTCCACTTTCCTACCAACCCACAGCCAGTGACTCACAGCTTCCTACCAGCCCATAGCCAGTGACTCCCACCTTCCTACCAGCCCATAGCCAGTGACTCCCACCTTCCTACCAGCCCATAGCCAGTGACTCCCACCTTCCTACCAGCCCATAGCCAGTGACTCCCACCTTCCTACCAGCCCATAGCCAGTGACTCCCACCTTCCTACCAGCCCATAGCCAGTGACTCCCACCTTCCTACCAGCCCATAGCCAGTGACTCCCACCCTCCTACCAGCCCATAGCCAGTGACTCCCACCCTCCTACCAGCCCACAGCCAGTGACTCCCACCCTCCTACCAGCCCACAGCCAGTGACTCCCACCCTCCTACCAGCCCACAGCCAGTGACTCCCACCCTCCTACCAGCCCACAGCCAGTGACTCCCACCCTCCTACCAGCCCACAGCCAGTGACTCCCACCCTCCTACCAGCCCACAGCCAGTGACTCCCACCCTCCTACCAGCCCACAGCCAGTGACTCCCACCCTCCTACCAGCCCACAGCCAGTGACTCCCACCATCCTACCAGCCCATAGCCAGTGACTCCCACCTTCCTACCAGCCCACAGCCAGTGACTCCCACAGTCCAACCAGCCCACAGCCAGTGACTCCCACCCTCCTACCAGCCCATAGCCAGTGACTCACACCTTCCTTCCAGCTCATAGCTAGTGACTCCCACCCTCCTTCCAGCCCATAGCCAGTGACTCCCACCTTCATACCAGCCCATAGCCAGTGACTCCCACCTTCATACCAGCCCATAGCCAGTGACTCCCACCTTCCTACCACCCCATAGCCAGTCACTCCCACCTTCCTACCAGCCCATAGCCAGTGACTACCACCTTCCTACCAGCCCATAGCCAGTGACTACCACCTTCCTACCAGCCCATAGCCAGTGACTCCCACCTTCCTACCAGCCCATAGCCAGTGACTCCCACCCTCCTACCAGCCCATAGCCAGTGACTCCCACCCTCCTACCAGCCCATAGCCAGTGACTCCCACCCTCCTACCAGCCCACAGCCAGTGACTCCCACCCTCCTACCAGCCCACAGCCAGTGACTCCCAccatcccatagccagtgactCCCACGTTCCTACCAGCCCATAGCCAGTGACTCCCACCTTCCTACC belongs to Pelobates fuscus isolate aPelFus1 chromosome 7, aPelFus1.pri, whole genome shotgun sequence and includes:
- the KCTD6 gene encoding BTB/POZ domain-containing protein KCTD6, translating into MHSSAFKYLFTTENKLCEQMDNGDWGYMMTDPVTLNVGGHVYTTSVSTLTRYPDSMLGAMFRGDFPTARDSQGNYFIDRDGALFRYVLNFLRSSELTLPVDFKECDLLRKEADFFQIEPLIQCLNDPKPLYPTDTYEEVVELSSTRKLSKYSNPVAVIITQLTITTKVHALLEGIANNFTKWNKHMMDTRDCQVSFTFGPCDYHQEVSLRVHLMEYISKQGFTIRNTRVHHMSERANENTVEHNWTFCRLGRKTDD